Proteins from one Paenibacillus sp. J23TS9 genomic window:
- a CDS encoding prepilin-type N-terminal cleavage/methylation domain-containing protein, producing MFKTVSKQEKGFTLVEVLAAIVIFSIVSIVLASYFSNALSYSKSNQNKTVMINLARNALVFMQKQDYGKLHEFYHAEKFGEEHPAILGSAAEASPGTYSNIFPDTDAATLAAVLHPTINNVAYEIDVEYEADLHQQMLSDSQKQKMSKDLIPVKVVIRGAGGPGGHQTDSVVEGYITNEQLR from the coding sequence GTGTTTAAAACCGTCTCAAAGCAGGAAAAAGGTTTTACTTTGGTAGAGGTTCTGGCGGCAATTGTGATCTTTTCTATCGTATCTATAGTTCTTGCCTCCTATTTCAGTAATGCATTATCGTATTCCAAATCCAATCAAAACAAGACCGTGATGATCAACTTGGCGCGCAATGCGCTCGTGTTTATGCAGAAGCAGGATTACGGGAAATTACATGAGTTTTATCATGCGGAGAAATTCGGAGAAGAGCATCCCGCGATTCTCGGCAGTGCGGCTGAAGCTTCACCCGGTACATACAGCAATATTTTTCCGGATACCGACGCTGCTACGCTTGCTGCTGTACTCCATCCTACGATTAATAACGTTGCGTATGAGATCGACGTCGAATACGAGGCGGACTTGCATCAGCAGATGCTCTCAGATTCACAAAAGCAAAAGATGAGTAAAGACCTGATTCCTGTCAAAGTCGTGATCCGTGGAGCAGGCGGACCTGGCGGCCATCAAACCGATAGTGTCGTGGAGGGATATATTACGAATGAACAACTTCGTTAA
- a CDS encoding argininosuccinate synthase produces MAKEKIVLAYSGGLDTSIILKWLKETYDAEIIAFTADIGQKEELDGLEEKALATGASKVYIDDLRDEFAKDFIYPMFQAGALYEGQYLLGTSIARPLIAKRMVEIARAEGATAIAHGATGKGNDQVRFELGVAALAPDIDVIAPWRLEEFRNDFPGRAEMIAFAEKHGIPVTASAAKPYSMDRNLLHISYESGVLEDPWFDASAPENKEMFLLSASPEDAPDEAEYLDLEFAQGNCVALNGEKLNPLQVMEKLNELGGKHGIGRVDMVENRFVGMKSRGVYETPGGTILFTAHRKMESITMDREVMNLRDSLITRYSTLVYNGFWFAPERLAVQALVTESQKNVSGTVRVKLYKGNIIAAGVKSPVSLYNPDIATMEADPTQAYDQGDATGFIRLNALRLKVSTGVEQNQ; encoded by the coding sequence ATGGCAAAAGAAAAAATCGTGCTCGCCTACTCCGGCGGCCTGGACACATCTATTATTCTCAAATGGCTCAAAGAAACCTATGATGCGGAAATCATCGCTTTTACAGCGGATATCGGACAAAAGGAAGAACTCGACGGCCTTGAGGAAAAAGCACTGGCAACAGGCGCTTCCAAAGTATACATCGATGATCTGCGCGATGAATTCGCGAAGGACTTTATTTATCCGATGTTCCAGGCAGGCGCGCTGTATGAAGGCCAGTACCTGCTCGGCACCAGTATTGCACGCCCGTTGATCGCTAAGCGTATGGTTGAGATTGCGCGTGCTGAAGGCGCAACAGCCATTGCCCACGGGGCAACCGGTAAAGGGAATGACCAGGTTCGCTTCGAACTGGGCGTAGCCGCACTCGCTCCGGATATCGATGTCATCGCGCCATGGCGCCTTGAAGAGTTCCGTAACGACTTCCCGGGCCGCGCTGAGATGATCGCTTTTGCCGAAAAGCACGGCATTCCGGTTACAGCTTCTGCAGCCAAGCCTTATTCCATGGACCGCAACCTGCTGCATATCAGCTATGAGAGCGGCGTGCTGGAAGATCCTTGGTTTGACGCAAGCGCACCTGAAAATAAAGAAATGTTCCTGCTGAGCGCGTCCCCTGAGGATGCTCCGGATGAAGCGGAATACCTTGATCTCGAATTCGCACAAGGTAACTGCGTTGCGCTGAACGGCGAAAAGCTGAACCCGCTGCAAGTCATGGAAAAGCTGAATGAGCTGGGCGGCAAGCATGGCATCGGACGCGTGGACATGGTGGAAAACCGCTTTGTCGGCATGAAGAGCCGTGGTGTGTATGAAACGCCGGGCGGCACAATCCTGTTCACCGCTCACCGCAAAATGGAATCCATCACGATGGACCGCGAAGTCATGAACCTGCGTGACAGCCTGATTACCCGTTACAGTACCCTCGTGTACAACGGCTTCTGGTTTGCTCCGGAACGTCTGGCTGTGCAGGCGCTGGTAACCGAAAGCCAAAAGAACGTATCGGGCACGGTTCGCGTGAAGCTGTATAAAGGCAACATTATCGCCGCAGGCGTGAAGAGTCCGGTAAGCTTGTACAATCCGGATATTGCCACAATGGAAGCCGATCCGACGCAAGCATACGATCAAGGGGATGCAACGGGCTTTATCCGCTTGAACGCACTTCGTCTTAAAGTAAGCACTGGCGTAGAACAGAACCAATAA
- the argH gene encoding argininosuccinate lyase, with protein MSKLWGGRFTKQTNHLVDEYTASIGFDQALAEEDIQGSLAHVTMLGKCGILPQEDVETIKAGLNKVLDKIHNNEIEFSVSDEDIHMNVEKNLIAEIGPVGGKLHTGRSRNDQVATDMHLYLRKRVVELSGMLHELQKSLVGQARDNLDTIVPGYTHLQRAQPILFAHHLMAYVSMFQRDIERLMDSYKRINVLPLGAGALAGTTFPIDRHFVAEQLQFDRVYENSLDAVSDRDFIVEFLSDASIIMMHLSRLSEELVLWSSTEFNFIELDDAFCTGSSIMPQKKNPDVPELVRGKTGRVYGNLMGLLTVLKSLPLAYNKDMQEDKEGMFDTVATLEGALQLFAPMIATMKVNKSRMREAVNKDFSNATDIADFLVGKGLPFRQAHEVIGKTVLYCIQNGKYLLDLTMDEFTQFSDLFDEAIYEVLQPETVVNARNVYGGTATDQVANAVKRSEVLMQMTVHWLEEHQ; from the coding sequence GTGAGTAAACTGTGGGGAGGGCGCTTTACGAAGCAGACCAACCATTTGGTGGACGAGTATACTGCATCCATCGGGTTTGACCAGGCGCTTGCAGAGGAAGACATTCAAGGAAGTCTTGCACATGTAACGATGCTGGGCAAATGCGGGATTTTGCCGCAGGAGGATGTTGAAACCATCAAAGCCGGTCTGAACAAAGTGCTGGATAAGATCCATAATAATGAAATCGAGTTCTCGGTTTCGGATGAAGATATTCATATGAACGTGGAAAAAAACCTCATTGCCGAGATCGGTCCGGTTGGCGGGAAGCTGCATACTGGACGCAGCCGCAATGACCAAGTAGCAACGGATATGCATCTATATCTGCGCAAACGCGTGGTCGAGCTGTCGGGCATGCTGCATGAGCTGCAAAAATCCTTGGTGGGACAAGCCAGAGATAACCTGGATACGATCGTGCCTGGCTACACGCATCTGCAGCGGGCACAGCCGATTCTGTTCGCCCATCACTTGATGGCGTACGTTTCGATGTTCCAGCGTGATATTGAGCGTCTGATGGACAGCTACAAGCGTATTAACGTGCTTCCGCTCGGGGCGGGTGCCTTGGCAGGAACAACGTTCCCGATTGACCGCCATTTCGTGGCAGAGCAGCTGCAGTTTGACCGCGTCTATGAAAATAGCCTGGATGCCGTCAGCGATCGTGATTTTATCGTTGAGTTCCTGTCTGACGCTTCGATCATCATGATGCATCTCTCCCGCCTGTCGGAAGAACTGGTGCTGTGGAGCAGTACTGAGTTTAACTTCATCGAGCTGGACGACGCGTTCTGCACAGGCAGCAGCATCATGCCGCAGAAGAAGAATCCGGATGTGCCAGAGCTGGTTCGCGGCAAAACAGGCCGTGTCTATGGCAATCTGATGGGTCTGCTTACAGTGCTGAAATCCCTGCCGCTGGCCTACAACAAGGATATGCAGGAAGACAAAGAGGGCATGTTCGACACCGTAGCGACGCTTGAAGGTGCGCTGCAGCTGTTCGCACCGATGATTGCCACCATGAAGGTGAACAAATCGCGAATGCGCGAGGCTGTGAACAAAGACTTTTCCAATGCAACGGATATCGCCGACTTCCTCGTGGGCAAAGGCCTTCCGTTCCGCCAGGCGCATGAAGTTATCGGGAAAACGGTGCTTTACTGCATTCAGAACGGCAAGTACTTGCTCGATCTGACGATGGATGAGTTCACGCAGTTTTCAGATCTGTTCGACGAAGCGATTTACGAAGTACTTCAGCCGGAGACCGTGGTCAACGCCCGTAACGTATACGGCGGTACAGCAACAGACCAGGTGGCAAATGCCGTCAAGCGCAGTGAAGTGCTGATGCAGATGACAGTGCACTGGCTTGAAGAGCATCAATAA
- a CDS encoding type II secretion system protein J, whose translation MNNFVKRFRREEGFTLLEMIATLAVMALVLGLVYSLTIFGMRSYHKISIENSLRDEADLIMSAVITELYTYSPDSIEPKISGSTTSVVLRKSGKQAHVIQFADGKVSIEQYHDQGSNADADPDAIVETIGAEATRNLDSALTDQSSLTVDCSGLSLCQSGTLSISLELEQIYENRPYKLNMQSRFGF comes from the coding sequence ATGAACAACTTCGTTAAACGCTTCCGGCGGGAGGAGGGCTTTACGCTGCTGGAGATGATCGCGACGCTGGCTGTCATGGCCTTGGTGCTGGGTCTGGTATATTCACTGACCATCTTCGGAATGCGAAGCTATCATAAAATCTCCATTGAAAATTCACTGCGGGATGAAGCGGATTTGATCATGTCGGCAGTCATTACAGAGCTGTACACGTATTCGCCGGATTCCATCGAGCCCAAAATATCAGGCAGCACGACATCGGTTGTTTTGCGCAAAAGCGGGAAGCAGGCCCATGTCATTCAATTTGCGGATGGTAAAGTGTCTATCGAGCAATATCATGATCAAGGCTCGAATGCAGATGCAGACCCGGATGCCATTGTGGAAACGATCGGTGCTGAAGCGACACGTAACTTGGACTCTGCTCTGACGGACCAATCTTCTTTGACTGTGGATTGCAGCGGACTGTCGTTATGCCAAAGCGGTACACTCTCCATATCCCTGGAGCTGGAGCAGATATACGAGAACCGGCCATATAAGCTAAATATGCAAAGCCGTTTTGGATTCTAG
- the argF gene encoding ornithine carbamoyltransferase has protein sequence MTQAEKLQHVNLKGRDLLELDDYTPAEIQYLIELAVELKRKQKNGEVYQPLKGKTIGLIFEKSSTRTRVSFEVGAFQLGAHALFLSKNDIQLGRGEIISDTAQVLSRYLDGIMIRTFGHHNVTDLAKYASVPVINGLSDLAHPCQVLADFQTVYEHKGTLKGLKLAYIGDGNNMAHSLMIGGAKLGVHVSIASPEGYEPDAEVVKQSREIAKETGAEIVVTRNPQEAVKDADVIYTDVWASMGFEEEQKIREAAFKDYQVDEELAKGAKSDYLFMHCLPAHRGEEVSAGVIDGKNSVIFDQAENRLHAQKALMAALMG, from the coding sequence ATGACCCAGGCAGAAAAGCTGCAGCATGTAAACTTGAAAGGCCGGGACTTGCTCGAACTCGACGATTACACCCCGGCTGAGATTCAGTATTTGATTGAATTGGCCGTTGAATTGAAGCGGAAGCAAAAGAACGGTGAGGTTTACCAGCCGCTGAAAGGCAAAACGATCGGACTTATTTTTGAAAAATCCTCTACTCGTACGCGTGTATCTTTTGAGGTTGGAGCGTTCCAGCTGGGCGCGCACGCACTCTTTTTGAGTAAAAATGATATCCAGCTCGGACGCGGCGAAATCATCAGCGATACGGCGCAGGTGCTTTCCCGTTATCTTGACGGCATCATGATCCGTACCTTCGGACATCACAACGTGACCGATCTGGCTAAATATGCATCCGTGCCGGTCATTAACGGCCTCAGCGATCTGGCGCATCCATGCCAGGTTCTGGCGGACTTCCAAACCGTATACGAGCACAAAGGTACGCTAAAAGGCCTCAAGCTGGCCTACATCGGCGACGGCAACAACATGGCGCATTCCCTTATGATCGGCGGAGCGAAGCTCGGCGTGCATGTATCCATTGCAAGTCCGGAAGGTTATGAACCGGATGCCGAAGTGGTAAAACAAAGCCGTGAGATCGCCAAGGAAACCGGCGCGGAGATCGTTGTGACACGCAATCCGCAGGAAGCCGTGAAGGATGCTGACGTCATCTATACGGATGTATGGGCGAGCATGGGCTTTGAAGAAGAGCAAAAAATCCGCGAGGCTGCTTTCAAAGACTACCAAGTGGATGAAGAACTAGCAAAAGGCGCCAAGAGCGACTATTTGTTCATGCACTGCCTTCCGGCACACCGCGGTGAAGAAGTGAGCGCAGGTGTGATCGACGGCAAGAACTCCGTTATTTTCGATCAGGCCGAGAACCGCCTGCACGCGCAGAAGGCTTTGATGGCCGCGTTGATGGGTTAG
- the argB gene encoding acetylglutamate kinase gives MKCGGSTLAALPDSFFEDLKQLQASGIQPVIVHGGGPAISENLEKLGIDTEFVNGLRRTTEAVLDVVEMVLAGSINKQIVRRIQQSGGRALGISGVDGALIQAQPVANAAEVGWVGDVTQVQSDIIQGITAMGYMPVIAPVGVDASGQRYNINADTAAGAVASYLGTDRMIVVTDVPGIMKEIEGIKQVLPVVTVQQIEDMIASGDIYGGMIPKVKAAVSCIQGDVQEVVIVNGSEARVLSRVLQGETIGTRIVR, from the coding sequence ATGAAATGCGGCGGAAGTACATTGGCGGCACTGCCGGATTCCTTTTTTGAGGATTTGAAGCAGCTGCAGGCATCCGGCATTCAGCCTGTCATCGTCCATGGCGGGGGCCCGGCTATTTCGGAAAATCTGGAGAAGCTCGGGATTGATACGGAGTTCGTGAATGGTCTGCGCCGGACGACGGAAGCGGTACTGGACGTGGTGGAGATGGTGCTTGCAGGCAGCATTAACAAGCAGATTGTCAGACGCATTCAGCAGAGCGGGGGCAGGGCGCTTGGCATCTCCGGCGTCGATGGAGCGTTGATTCAGGCACAGCCTGTAGCGAATGCGGCTGAAGTCGGCTGGGTCGGCGACGTGACGCAGGTGCAGTCAGACATCATTCAAGGCATTACGGCTATGGGTTATATGCCGGTTATTGCCCCAGTTGGCGTGGATGCAAGCGGACAACGTTATAACATCAACGCCGATACGGCGGCGGGTGCTGTAGCTTCGTATCTGGGGACGGACCGAATGATCGTCGTCACGGATGTTCCCGGCATTATGAAAGAGATCGAAGGCATCAAACAGGTTCTCCCTGTTGTGACGGTGCAGCAGATCGAGGACATGATTGCCAGCGGCGATATTTACGGCGGCATGATTCCGAAAGTCAAAGCCGCAGTCAGCTGCATCCAGGGCGACGTGCAGGAAGTGGTTATCGTAAATGGCAGCGAAGCGAGGGTGCTGAGCCGGGTGCTTCAAGGCGAAACGATCGGGACGCGTATTGTGAGATAA
- a CDS encoding acetylornithine transaminase yields MSNPAGQSSSLFPTYARYPISLVKGQGSWLWDDQGNKYLDFMSGIAVTNLGHAPEKVKAKLKDQLDELWHVSNLFQIPNQEKAAALLTANSCADAVFFCNSGAEANEAAIKLARRYHQKIKGSGRFEIITFVQSFHGRTLATLTATGQDKVKEGFLPLPEGFKSVPLHDLDALKAAITDQTAAIMFELVLAEGGVLPVEPEFVQAVKKLCEEHGLLLIIDEVQTGMGRTGKLFAHEHYGIEPDIFTLAKGIASGFPTGAMLGKAFLRDAFSAGSHGSTFGGTPIATAAIIATIETILEDQLPQRAAEMGKYLKEQLSEKLANNPHVKAIRGLGLLIGIECAEPVSELVLEGQKRGLLFITAGPNVIRLLPNLYVTKEEIDQAVSIIADVIHDHTAVKKD; encoded by the coding sequence ATGAGCAACCCTGCAGGACAGTCCAGCTCGCTGTTTCCGACATATGCCAGATATCCGATTAGTTTGGTTAAAGGCCAAGGAAGCTGGTTATGGGACGATCAAGGGAACAAGTATCTCGATTTCATGAGCGGTATTGCCGTTACCAACCTGGGTCATGCACCCGAGAAAGTAAAGGCGAAGCTGAAGGATCAGCTTGATGAGCTGTGGCATGTCTCGAATCTGTTCCAGATTCCGAATCAAGAAAAGGCTGCTGCACTTTTGACCGCGAACAGCTGCGCTGATGCTGTGTTTTTCTGCAATAGTGGCGCCGAGGCCAATGAAGCGGCAATTAAGCTGGCCCGCCGTTATCACCAGAAGATTAAAGGCAGCGGACGCTTTGAAATCATTACTTTTGTCCAATCCTTCCATGGACGGACGCTGGCCACATTGACCGCAACAGGTCAGGATAAAGTGAAGGAAGGCTTCCTGCCGCTTCCTGAAGGCTTCAAAAGCGTGCCGCTTCATGATCTCGATGCTTTAAAAGCGGCTATTACCGACCAAACCGCGGCGATCATGTTTGAATTGGTGCTGGCAGAAGGCGGCGTGCTTCCGGTTGAGCCGGAATTTGTTCAAGCCGTGAAAAAGCTGTGCGAAGAGCATGGCCTGCTGTTGATCATTGACGAAGTACAAACCGGCATGGGCCGTACAGGCAAACTGTTCGCGCATGAACATTATGGCATTGAGCCGGATATTTTCACCTTGGCTAAAGGCATTGCCAGCGGATTCCCGACGGGAGCCATGCTCGGCAAGGCATTCCTACGGGACGCATTCAGCGCAGGCAGCCATGGCTCGACCTTCGGGGGAACGCCGATTGCTACGGCGGCCATCATCGCCACCATAGAGACGATCCTGGAGGACCAGCTTCCGCAGCGTGCGGCAGAGATGGGAAAATATTTGAAGGAACAGCTATCGGAGAAGCTTGCGAACAATCCGCATGTTAAAGCCATCCGCGGCCTTGGACTTTTGATTGGCATCGAGTGTGCCGAACCCGTGAGCGAATTGGTGCTTGAAGGACAGAAGCGTGGCCTGCTGTTTATCACTGCTGGACCAAACGTGATCCGCCTGCTGCCAAACCTTTACGTAACGAAGGAAGAAATCGATCAGGCGGTAAGCATTATCGCCGACGTGATCCATGACCATACAGCCGTAAAAAAAGACTAA